A genomic window from Elaeis guineensis isolate ETL-2024a chromosome 3, EG11, whole genome shotgun sequence includes:
- the LOC105041113 gene encoding adagio-like protein 3 isoform X2, giving the protein MIVSEIRRCLEEGTEFQGELLNFRKDGTPLVNRLRLMPIHGDDGIMTHIIGIQLFSEANIDLNRLSYPVYKHGAYLKSSNPDPDSSMSEHNFNIHQPDYCGILQLSDEVLAHNILSRLSPRDVASIGSVCTRMRQLTKNEHLRKMVCQNAWGKEVTVKLELSTKKLGWGRLARELTTLEAAAWKKFTVGGRIEPSRCNFSACAVGNRLVLFGGEGINMQPMDDTFVLNLESANPEWRRVKVTSSPPGRWGHTLSCLNGSWLVVFGGCGRQGLLNDVFVLDLDAQQPAWKEVSGEAAPLPRSWHSSCTVDGSKLVVSGGCTDAGVLLSDTFLLDLTKERPTWREIASSWVPPPRLGHTLSVYGKTKILMFGGLAKSGSLRLRSCDTYTIDLEEDEPRWRQLEASALPGVGPPPRLDHVAASLPCGRIIVFGGSIAGLHSPSQLFLLDPSEEKPTWRILNVPGQPPKFAWGHSTCVVGGTRVLVLGGRTGEEWILNELHELCLASRPEADP; this is encoded by the coding sequence ATGATTGTCTCTGAAATCCGTAGATGCCTCGAAGAAGGGACTGAGTTCCAAGGTGAGCTTCTTAACTTCCGGAAGGATGGCACTCCCTTGGTAAACAGGTTAAGGCTCATGCCCATACATGGGGATGATGGCATCATGACCCACATCATAGGTATTCAGCTCTTCTCCGAAGCAAATATAGACCTCAACCGCTTGTCATACCCAGTTTATAAACATGGCGCCTACCTCAAATCCAGTAATCCAGACCCAGATTCTTCGATGTCTGAACATAATTTCAACATCCACCAGCCTGACTACTGCGGTATTCTTCAGCTCTCGGATGAAGTTTTAGCACATAACATCTTATCACGCTTGTCACCCCGAGATGTGGCATCCATTGGATCAGTTTGCACCAGAATGCGCCAATTAACCAAGAACGAACATTTGAGGAAGATGGTCTGCCAAAATGCATGGGGGAAAGAAGTGACCGTTAAATTGGAGTTAAGCACCAAGAAATTAGGCTGGGGCCGACTGGCAAGGGAGTTGACCACACTTGAAGCTGCCGCATGGAAGAAGTTTACTGTTGGAGGCAGAATAGAGCCTTCTCGTTGTAATTTCAGTGCTTGTGCGGTTGGGAACCGGCTAGTTCTTTTTGGAGGGGAAGGGATCAACATGCAACCGATGGATGATACCTTTGTTCTCAACCTTGAGTCGGCAAATCCAGAATGGCGTCGTGTGAAGGTGACCTCCTCCCCTCCCGGGCGATGGGGCCACACTCTCTCGTGCCTAAATGGTTCATGGCTGGTGGTGTTTGGAGGATGTGGGAGGCAGGGACTACTCAATGATGTGTTTGTCTTGGATTTGGATGCCCAACAGCCAGCTTGGAAAGAAGTCTCGGGCGAAGCTGCTCCCCTGCCGAGGTCTTGGCACAGCTCTTGCACTGTTGATGGCTCGAAGCTTGTTGTATCAGGTGGTTGCACGGATGCCGGCGTGCTTCTCAGTGACACCTTTCTGCTGGACCTCACAAAGGAAAGGCCGACGTGGAGGGAGATAGCTTCATCATGGGTTCCTCCTCCAAGGTTGGGTCACACTCTCTCAGTGTACGGAAAGACTAaaattttgatgtttggggggTTGGCCAAGAGTGGTTCTTTAAGGCTGAGGTCTTGCGACACGTACACCATTGATTTGGAAGAGGATGAGCCTCGGTGGAGGCAGCTCGAGGCTAGTGCGCTCCCAGGAGTTGGTCCACCCCCGAGACTGGACCATGTTGCAGCAAGCTTGCCATGCGGGAGGATCATCGTCTTTGGTGGATCCATCGCAGGGCTGCACTCGCCATCGCAGCTCTTCCTTCTGGATCCATCTGAAGAGAAGCCAACTTGGAGGATCCTCAATGTCCCTGGACAGCCCCCCAAGTTTGCATGGGGTCACAGCACTTGTGTGGTTGGAGGGACTCGGGTTCTTGTATTGGGCGGTCGCACAGGGGAGGAGTGGATTCTGAATGAACTGCACGAGTTGTGTTTGGCAAGCAGACCTGAGGCCGATCCATGA
- the LOC105041113 gene encoding adagio-like protein 3 isoform X1, with amino-acid sequence MGAGGGGDQIRMKRLKCFAEDEMELGEEVVEDSELDAGFFYNPLIPSSFVVSDALEPDFPIIYVNTVFETATGYCAHEVLGRNCRFLQFRDPRAQRRHPLVDPMIVSEIRRCLEEGTEFQGELLNFRKDGTPLVNRLRLMPIHGDDGIMTHIIGIQLFSEANIDLNRLSYPVYKHGAYLKSSNPDPDSSMSEHNFNIHQPDYCGILQLSDEVLAHNILSRLSPRDVASIGSVCTRMRQLTKNEHLRKMVCQNAWGKEVTVKLELSTKKLGWGRLARELTTLEAAAWKKFTVGGRIEPSRCNFSACAVGNRLVLFGGEGINMQPMDDTFVLNLESANPEWRRVKVTSSPPGRWGHTLSCLNGSWLVVFGGCGRQGLLNDVFVLDLDAQQPAWKEVSGEAAPLPRSWHSSCTVDGSKLVVSGGCTDAGVLLSDTFLLDLTKERPTWREIASSWVPPPRLGHTLSVYGKTKILMFGGLAKSGSLRLRSCDTYTIDLEEDEPRWRQLEASALPGVGPPPRLDHVAASLPCGRIIVFGGSIAGLHSPSQLFLLDPSEEKPTWRILNVPGQPPKFAWGHSTCVVGGTRVLVLGGRTGEEWILNELHELCLASRPEADP; translated from the exons ATGGGGGCAGGGGGAGGCGGTGACCAGATCCGGATGAAGCGCTTGAAGTGCTTCGCGGAGGACGAAATGGAACTCGGCGAAGAAGTGGTAGAAGATAGCGAGCTGGACGCCGGTTTCTTCTATAATCCGCTGATCCCCTCGTCGTTCGTCGTCTCCGACGCTCTCGAGCCAGACTTTCCCATCATCTACGTCAACACCGTTTTCGAGACAGCTACCGGATACTGCGCCCATGAAGTCCTCGGCCGGAACTG CCGATTCTTGCAATTTCGAGATCCACGAGCACAAAGGCGACATCCCTTGGTGGACCCTATGATTGTCTCTGAAATCCGTAGATGCCTCGAAGAAGGGACTGAGTTCCAAGGTGAGCTTCTTAACTTCCGGAAGGATGGCACTCCCTTGGTAAACAGGTTAAGGCTCATGCCCATACATGGGGATGATGGCATCATGACCCACATCATAGGTATTCAGCTCTTCTCCGAAGCAAATATAGACCTCAACCGCTTGTCATACCCAGTTTATAAACATGGCGCCTACCTCAAATCCAGTAATCCAGACCCAGATTCTTCGATGTCTGAACATAATTTCAACATCCACCAGCCTGACTACTGCGGTATTCTTCAGCTCTCGGATGAAGTTTTAGCACATAACATCTTATCACGCTTGTCACCCCGAGATGTGGCATCCATTGGATCAGTTTGCACCAGAATGCGCCAATTAACCAAGAACGAACATTTGAGGAAGATGGTCTGCCAAAATGCATGGGGGAAAGAAGTGACCGTTAAATTGGAGTTAAGCACCAAGAAATTAGGCTGGGGCCGACTGGCAAGGGAGTTGACCACACTTGAAGCTGCCGCATGGAAGAAGTTTACTGTTGGAGGCAGAATAGAGCCTTCTCGTTGTAATTTCAGTGCTTGTGCGGTTGGGAACCGGCTAGTTCTTTTTGGAGGGGAAGGGATCAACATGCAACCGATGGATGATACCTTTGTTCTCAACCTTGAGTCGGCAAATCCAGAATGGCGTCGTGTGAAGGTGACCTCCTCCCCTCCCGGGCGATGGGGCCACACTCTCTCGTGCCTAAATGGTTCATGGCTGGTGGTGTTTGGAGGATGTGGGAGGCAGGGACTACTCAATGATGTGTTTGTCTTGGATTTGGATGCCCAACAGCCAGCTTGGAAAGAAGTCTCGGGCGAAGCTGCTCCCCTGCCGAGGTCTTGGCACAGCTCTTGCACTGTTGATGGCTCGAAGCTTGTTGTATCAGGTGGTTGCACGGATGCCGGCGTGCTTCTCAGTGACACCTTTCTGCTGGACCTCACAAAGGAAAGGCCGACGTGGAGGGAGATAGCTTCATCATGGGTTCCTCCTCCAAGGTTGGGTCACACTCTCTCAGTGTACGGAAAGACTAaaattttgatgtttggggggTTGGCCAAGAGTGGTTCTTTAAGGCTGAGGTCTTGCGACACGTACACCATTGATTTGGAAGAGGATGAGCCTCGGTGGAGGCAGCTCGAGGCTAGTGCGCTCCCAGGAGTTGGTCCACCCCCGAGACTGGACCATGTTGCAGCAAGCTTGCCATGCGGGAGGATCATCGTCTTTGGTGGATCCATCGCAGGGCTGCACTCGCCATCGCAGCTCTTCCTTCTGGATCCATCTGAAGAGAAGCCAACTTGGAGGATCCTCAATGTCCCTGGACAGCCCCCCAAGTTTGCATGGGGTCACAGCACTTGTGTGGTTGGAGGGACTCGGGTTCTTGTATTGGGCGGTCGCACAGGGGAGGAGTGGATTCTGAATGAACTGCACGAGTTGTGTTTGGCAAGCAGACCTGAGGCCGATCCATGA